In the genome of Dehalococcoidia bacterium, the window CCACGGGCGTCGTCGCCACCTGCCAGAACGAGCGCTCCCAGCATCAGAACCGGGAGATGGCCATGACCGTGCTGCGGGCGCGGCTGCTGCAGATCCAATTGCAGAAGCAGGCGGAGACGGTGTCCAAGCTGAAGGGTGAGTATGTTCCCGCCGCTTGGGGGAACCAGATCCGCAGCTACGTTGTGCACCCATACAAGCTGGTCAAGGACCACCGGACTGACGTGGAGAGCACGTCGCCGGACGCCGTGCTGGACGGCGACCTGGACCCGTTCATCCGGGCCTACCTGCGCTCCACTGTCGGCGCCGGAGGTTAGTGTCCTGTCCTTGAAATACGCTTATGAATTGTCATTGCTTCGTCCTCCTTCCGCGGAAGGAGGACGAAGCAATCTGGAGGAAGGGTGCGCCCCGCGGCCAGATTGGCACGGCCCTCTGGAGCCTGTGGTGAGGGCCTCGAACCATCGGGCCTCGCAATGACATTGACGGCGAATTTCGGGAACACCACACCAGGCGCCGGGAGCTAGGCTCCGGCATGCGCTCTTGCCCACGCCCGCCGACCGGTGCTACACTGGCGCCGCTTCGACGGAGAGAGGCGCATTATGGACTACATTCGCACGTATGAGATGCCAACACTGCGGCGCCCGGTCATGGTCTGCGCCTTCAGCGGGTGGTCGGACGCGGGCCAGGCCGCCACGGGCGCCCTCCACTACCTGGCGCGCAAGCTGTCAGCCACCAGGTTCGCCGACCTGGACCCGGAGGAGTTCTACGAGTTCACGACTGTGCGACCCTCCACCATGGTCGTCGCCCCCGGCCAGCGGGAGGTCCGCTGGCCCGCGAACGAGTTCCTCTGCTGGAAGAGCAAACTGGGGCCCCACGATCTGGTGCTCTTCATCGGCATTGAGCCGAACCTCAAGTGGAGGACGTACGTCAACGCTCTGCTGTCCGTGGCCGGGCAGTTCGACACGGCCAGGGTGATGTCCATCGGCTCGCTGATGGACATGGTGCCCCACACGCGCGAGGTCAGGATCACCGGCTCCGGGACCACCCCTGAGATGCGCCAGGACATGGAGGGCCTGGGGGCCTCAATCTCCACGTACCAGGGACCGACGGGAATCACCTCCGCTCTTATGGAGGGCTGCGTCCGGCGGGGTATCTCCTACGGCAGTCTGTGGGGGCACTCCCCGCACTACATCCAGTCCATCCCCAACATCCGGGTCAGCCAGACCCTGGTGGCCGGGCTCGCTCAGCTCATTGGGTTCCAGGTGGACATGACCGATATGGCCAAGGGCGCCGCCTCCTTCGAGGAGGAGGTTGGCAAGGCGATAGCCAACTCCCCTGAGGTCGTCGCCTACGTCCAAAAGCTGGAGGAGGCGTACGACGCCGCCGTCCGTCCCCCGGACGACCTGCCGCGCCCGGAGGACGTGGTGAAAGACCTTGAGGACTTCCTGCGGCGCGGCCAGCGCGGCGGCGAGAGCGGCCCCCAGCCCTCCTAGTCAGCCCGGCGCCACCAACCCCCCCAACCCGTTTTCTGTACAAGTCCGCCGTCTGATTCCTCCGCACCGTCCCGCTGTATAATGGACTAATTCCCCTGCCGCAGCATTCTCCCTGTCAGGATTGGAGTGAGCATATGACAACCAAGCTCTCTACGGAAGAGACGCGCAACCGCATGGCGTCCATAAACGGATGGCAACACTGGGGAAGCGCCATCGCGCGAAGCTATACGTTCGGAACGTTCACCAAGGCCATGGACTTCGTGAACAAGGTGGCCCGTCTAGCCGAGGAGGTGGGCCATCACCCTGACATCAGCATCAGCTACACCCGCGTCACCCTGACGCTGAGCACCCACGTCGTCTCCGGACTCTCGGAGAAAGACTTCGACTTGGCGGCGAAGATTGACGCCATCGCCGACCCTTCCGACGCCAAGCACGAGGCCAAGCGGGAGAAAGCCGAATCCCGAGCGGAAGCGAGCCTGGAGGCCAAGAAGGACTAGGCGCACCGGCGAACCAGCAGCCCCCAGCTTACGGCCCACGCCCCGGGTCACCTCCGACTCGGGGCGTGCGTACTCCGACGCGACAGACCCCAGACTCACTTTTCTCCGGCTGCGGTTAATCGTCACAGGCGCTGAAATGCCATCACCAAATGAGAGGCGCGTCAATGTGCGGCGGGCTGTAGCATAAACTGTTAGTTGACACTTTCGTAAGCATCTGCTAACATTTAGCGCACTATGGATATTGCGCTACGCGCCATCGCTGAGCCGCACCGGCGGGAGATTCTGCGCCTCGTCCTGAGCAGGGAGCTCTCGGCGGGCGAGATCGCCACGCACTTCGACGTAACCCGTTCCGCGGTCTCCCAGCATCTCAGAGCCCTGGAGGACGCGGGGCTGGTGACCGTGCGCCGCCAGGGGACGCGACGGCTGTACCAGGCGCGCCCGGAGGGCCTGGCGGAGGTAAGAACGTTCCTGGAGGAGTTCTGGACCGATCGCCTGTGGCGCCTGAAGATGGCGGCGGAAGCCGAGGAACGGAGGTCATAGAATGGCGCGGCCTGCCAAAAGCGACGTGGTGGAGTTGAAGGTCCGCATCATAGCGCGACCGGAGACCATCTTCCCCTTCTTCACGGACCCCGGAAAGATGGTGCTCTGGAAGGGCATAAGTGCGGAACTCGACCCCCGCCCGGGCGGCATCTACCGCTGCAACATCACCGGCGGGGAGATCGCCCGCGGCGCATACCTGGAGGTCACCCCCTACACGCGGGTCGTGTTCACCTGGGGATGGGAGGGCGAGGGCAACCCGGTGCCACCGGGTTCCAGCACGGTGGAGATTACGCTCATCCCCGACGGCGACGGGACTATCGTGCGACTGCGACACATGGACCTGCCGAAGGATGCGCGCGCGCCGCACACCGAGGGCTGGAACCACTTCCTACCGCGCCTCGCCGCCACGGCGGAGGGCCGCGACCCCGGCCCGGACCCGTGGGTTTCCCGCGACAAGATGGGCAGTTAGTCCTAACCTGAATCCGCCGCCACTTGGGAAGCGTATAAACGTATGACACAGCGCAGACTGAAAGGAGAGCAGTCATGGGCAATCCGGTCGTTCACTTTGAGGTCCACGGCAAGGACGCCAAGAAGCTGAGCAACTTCTATTCCAAGGCCTTCGACTGGAAGATAGAGCACATGCCGCAGATGAACTACGGGATGGTGGATACGGCCTCCGGAGGCAAGGGCATCAACGGGGGCATCGTTCAGCCGATGCCGGGCAGCAACATGAGCGTCACGTTCTACGTCGAGGTGGACGACCTCGGCGCGAAGCTCAAGGAGATCGAGAAGCTGGGCGGCAAGACGATCATGCCCGTCACGACGGTCCCGAACATGGTGACCTTCGCCCTTTTCTCAGACCCGGAAGGCAACGTCATCGGCCTGGTCAAGAGCGAACAGCCCAAGGGATAAACACGCGCAATACGCCGGTTTTCACAAACATTTTGGGGTTTATTTGACGGGAAGACGCGTTTGTTGTAACATGACAACCCCAAAGTCGCTGACTACACCACAGGCCACGAGCGGGGAGATGCTGGCCATACCGTCCCGCAGGAGACGGGGGACACTACGGGCTTCCTGCGAACCTCGGTTCCAGAGGACGCGCGGATGCGTTCTCGTCCTGTCTCAGCGGATTGGAAGGTAACACAAGAAAGGGAGGGACCACGTGCCAAAATTCATGGACTACCACGAGAAGATGCCCCAGATGCCACCGCAGGCCATGCAGCAAATGGCGGGGGATATCAAAGCCGGAAAGGCTGACCAGTTCGGCACGAAGCCCATCAACGTCTTCGTGGGCAAGGGCGGCCAGGGATACTGTCTGTGCGAAGCCCCCAACGCGGACGCGGTGATGAAGTCTCACCAGTCCAAAGGCTTCACCATGAGCCATAAGGACGTCATCGAAGTCCAGACCCTGGTCTAGCCCCGCCGGACGCGGGTGAGACGGCGAGAGAACACAAGCCCCCGCTCGTGGCCTCTCCGCCGTCTCTTTTTGTCCCGCACCCCCGTCCATCCCCCGCGGCAAGCCTCCCTCTGCAGCACGTTACGAGCACTCCTGGATGCTCAAAGGGTATAATGTTCCTATCCTATCTCCGCAGGGGCATCCATGCGCTATGACGTCATCATCGTAGGGGCGAGCTTTGCCGGGCTGGCCGCGGCCAGCCGGCTGAAGGGCCGCCGCGTGCTGCTCCTGGACCGCAAGGAGATCGGCACCATGCCTACCTCCGCCTGCGGCGCGCCCTTGCGCATCGCCCGGGACCTGGGCTGCGAGGGCGCCGTGGCGCAGACGCACCCCAGCGGCTACATATATACGCCGAAACGCGCCTTTAAGTACCGCCTTCCCGAACCCTACTGCGTCCTGGACTACCCCCGCTTCTGCAAGCTCCTCTTTGACAAGGGCGGCGCAGAGTTCGTGCGCGCCGCCGCGCTGGGCGTGTCGCCGGACGGGCATACGGTCATGACCAGCGCCGGGAGGTTCGAGGCGGAGTGCGTGGTGGACGCCTCCGGCTGGCGGGCGGTGCTGGCGAAGTCCCTGGACAGAGGCTTCGTGGACACCCGGACGCTGGCCTTCGGCGTGGAGACGGAGGCGACGGGCCGGGGCGAGGGCCTGCACTTCTGGTTCGACCCGAACTACATCAGAGGCGGCTACGCCTGGAACTTCCCGTCCGGCAGGCACTGCCGGGTGGGCGTGGGCTACTTTGGGGAAAACACTGGCCTGGTCAAGATTCGAGGGGGCCTGGCGCGGCTCCTGGAGGCCCTCCGCCTCTCGCCGGGCCACATGCACGGCGGCTACATTCCGTTCGCCCTGCGTCGGCCCACGGTGGGCAGCCTCTTCGTCGTCGGCGACGCGGCGGGGCAGTCGCTGCCCGCGACCGGCGAGGGTATCCGCCCGGCCATCTACTTCGGCCTGCGCGCCGGCGACCTCGTCCGCGACGTCATCGAGCGCCGCGCCAGCCGCGAGGCGGCGCTGCGCTCCTACGCGGCGCTGGTGGAGGGCTACCGCAGCCGGTACGACTTTCTGCAGCGCGCGCAGGGCGTCGTGATGCACCTGCCGACGGTGTGGATGACGCTCACGCTGGCCGTCACCCGCGTGGACTGGCTGCGCGGGCTGTGGCTGCCGCGCTACACGCGCGCGTTCCCGAGCGCCGCGTGGACGGGACGGTAGAGGAGGAGAACCGTGACAACAACGCAGAAGCCTGCGAAGAAACGCGAAACGGTCCGCCGCGTGGCCGTGCCCGAGGGCTATGTGCTCATGTCCAAGAAACGCCTCGAACGCATGCGGGAAGACCTGCGCGACATGGCGGTCATCGTGGAGCGGCGGAACGAGAAGACCTATAGCTGGGAAGACTTGAAAGTTCGCCTGAAGAGAGAGGGCCTCCTATAAGGTCATCTACAAGTCATCTTTCGAGAAAGACCTTCGCGGCCTCCCGGCACCGCTGTTGGCGCGTGTCAGTGCACAGATTGATGGGTTGGCGGAGTTCCCGATTCCCAGGGCGGCAATCAAGCTGCGGGTTGGCCACGGCCTGTACCGCATCAGAGTTGGCAATTACCGGATAGTGTACGAAGTGGATGCGCAGGCAAGGCAGGTTATTCTCCAGCGTATTCGTCATCGAAGGGAGGCCTACCATGGACTCTGAGGCGCGCGCCTGGCGGTCGGACCTCGAGCCGGAATGCAACACTGAGCCTCGGCCACGGGGAGCGCTGGCGTGATGAATGCGTAGCGGGATGTGGGCGAAAAGAAGATGGATAGAGTAGTGTTGAAGCTGTTTGCGGCTGCCGCCCTCCTGGCGGCGCCCATGCTGTCCGCAACCTGCGGCATACCGGTCGCGCCCACGCCTGTGCCGCAGCCTACTCCCACGCTGGCGCCCGCCGCGACGCGTGTTCCGCCTGCGCCGTCGCCTTCTCCCGCGCTGCGACCCACACCGACGCCGCTTCCCACGCCTACGCCAACGCCCGCTCCAACGGCAACAGCTATAGCCACTGCAACTGCCCGCGCAACGGCAACACCTGTGCCGCCGCCGACGAACGCTGACATCAAGCAGTCAATAGATGCTCTTGCGAACATTCCCGTGGTCTACGACCCGGACCAGGGCATTGATAAGACGTCGTCCGTAGTGCAATCCGCAAATCTGCTGAACAGAGCGTTATATGGCAAAACGCTTGCGGAAGAGAACATTGATGTCCATATGCTCGGCGAGAAGGAATGGCTACAAAAAACCGCCGAGGCCAAGTATCAGCGTCTGCGGGATGCGATAGGTATTACGGAGTGGGCAACTCCTTCCGGAGACGCGGAAAAGGGCGCCAAGATAGGCCTGTCCATAAGAGCATCCAGAGATGGCCTGACCGTCTTGCGGTCACTGGCGCACGAAGCCGGTAAAGCGAAACTGGCTTCAATCTGGGGTCTGCAGCAATTGCCCGAGAACAAGCAAGAGGCCGAAGAAGCGATCAAATGGTATCTGCCCGGTCTTGAATCGGCAGGCTACATGAATGACACCGCTTTTTTGAGAAGGATGGAAGAAGCCGGTTTTGACAGGGCGAGATACGCAAACACGGACCTGAATAAGGCACGAATACAGTTCGCGTTGGTGAACATCATCTTCCTCTTGTCTGATCAGTCTAAGTTCTTTGCAGCCGATGGCAAGCTGGCCGCCGACAACGACTACACGGGTTACGTCATAGGAAACTGGGCGAAGTACTTCATCGTGGCGAACGACAAGACTTTTGGTGACGCCCGGCGCGAATTCGAGACCTCGGGGCGGATCAGTTCACGGTATTATACTGGAATGCTCACAATGTTCGCCAAGATGGATATCAAAGACGTTTCCACGTACATGCAGAGTATGATTACCGATCAAAACTTTACGGGGGTCACAAACTGGTACATGGTCATTCTTGCAGGCCCATTACGGCTGGACGGGACGGAGTCGTTCTCAATCCCGACGCCGCTCGGCTCGGCCGTCTTGTCGCCCTAGCAATGCTCGTCTCT includes:
- a CDS encoding VOC family protein → MGNPVVHFEVHGKDAKKLSNFYSKAFDWKIEHMPQMNYGMVDTASGGKGINGGIVQPMPGSNMSVTFYVEVDDLGAKLKEIEKLGGKTIMPVTTVPNMVTFALFSDPEGNVIGLVKSEQPKG
- a CDS encoding PAC2 family protein, which codes for MDYIRTYEMPTLRRPVMVCAFSGWSDAGQAATGALHYLARKLSATRFADLDPEEFYEFTTVRPSTMVVAPGQREVRWPANEFLCWKSKLGPHDLVLFIGIEPNLKWRTYVNALLSVAGQFDTARVMSIGSLMDMVPHTREVRITGSGTTPEMRQDMEGLGASISTYQGPTGITSALMEGCVRRGISYGSLWGHSPHYIQSIPNIRVSQTLVAGLAQLIGFQVDMTDMAKGAASFEEEVGKAIANSPEVVAYVQKLEEAYDAAVRPPDDLPRPEDVVKDLEDFLRRGQRGGESGPQPS
- a CDS encoding metalloregulator ArsR/SmtB family transcription factor; the protein is MDIALRAIAEPHRREILRLVLSRELSAGEIATHFDVTRSAVSQHLRALEDAGLVTVRRQGTRRLYQARPEGLAEVRTFLEEFWTDRLWRLKMAAEAEERRS
- a CDS encoding peptide chain release factor-like protein, giving the protein DTGGGGLKEVIAMIEGRGAYSRLKYESGVHRVQRVPATEASGRIHTSTATVAVLPEAEEVDVQINEKDLRIDTFCSSGPGGQSVNTTYSAVRLTHLPTGVVATCQNERSQHQNREMAMTVLRARLLQIQLQKQAETVSKLKGEYVPAAWGNQIRSYVVHPYKLVKDHRTDVESTSPDAVLDGDLDPFIRAYLRSTVGAGG
- a CDS encoding 4a-hydroxytetrahydrobiopterin dehydratase, which gives rise to MTTKLSTEETRNRMASINGWQHWGSAIARSYTFGTFTKAMDFVNKVARLAEEVGHHPDISISYTRVTLTLSTHVVSGLSEKDFDLAAKIDAIADPSDAKHEAKREKAESRAEASLEAKKD
- a CDS encoding NAD(P)/FAD-dependent oxidoreductase, yielding MRYDVIIVGASFAGLAAASRLKGRRVLLLDRKEIGTMPTSACGAPLRIARDLGCEGAVAQTHPSGYIYTPKRAFKYRLPEPYCVLDYPRFCKLLFDKGGAEFVRAAALGVSPDGHTVMTSAGRFEAECVVDASGWRAVLAKSLDRGFVDTRTLAFGVETEATGRGEGLHFWFDPNYIRGGYAWNFPSGRHCRVGVGYFGENTGLVKIRGGLARLLEALRLSPGHMHGGYIPFALRRPTVGSLFVVGDAAGQSLPATGEGIRPAIYFGLRAGDLVRDVIERRASREAALRSYAALVEGYRSRYDFLQRAQGVVMHLPTVWMTLTLAVTRVDWLRGLWLPRYTRAFPSAAWTGR
- a CDS encoding SRPBCC family protein, producing MARPAKSDVVELKVRIIARPETIFPFFTDPGKMVLWKGISAELDPRPGGIYRCNITGGEIARGAYLEVTPYTRVVFTWGWEGEGNPVPPGSSTVEITLIPDGDGTIVRLRHMDLPKDARAPHTEGWNHFLPRLAATAEGRDPGPDPWVSRDKMGS